TTGGCAACCCTATGCTTCTTCCGTTGGCGATTCTGTTCCTGACCGTAGCCGGAACTTACCTGCTGTTTCATTTCTTTACGGTTATCCTGATCAGAGTCAGACGCAGAAATAAAAAAAGTTTTTATAGCGGCATGAACCTGGTAAGTACATCCCAATTGCTGTACCGGATCAAAGGAAATGCAACTACCCTGGCGACGATTGCTACCCTCAGTGCAGTTACGCTGGTTGCTATCGGAGCTTCGGTTTCGCTTTACTTTAATGTTAGTAATCAAGCCGCGGAAGCTTCTCCATACAGTTACAGTTACGAAGTGACCTCCCCCGAACTGAACAGGAAAGTGGATCAGGCTCTCAATGAGTTTAAAGGAGATCATCCTGTTGAGAAGGATATGACCATAAAAACTTTTCAAGTGAAAGGACAAGTGCATGATGCGGGTAAAAAACTGGATGCTTCTAAGCTGGGGGACAAAGATAATTCGACGATTGTAGCGTTTAGCGAATTTAAGAAATGGGCTCAAACTTTCGGAAGGGATGTGGAGCAAAAACTTGGAACGGGAGAAGCAATCCAGCATAGAGATGAACAAATTTCTTCTGTCATGGAGAAAATGGGTTTAAATGTTCCAGAGACTTTTTCCTTAGTTGCAGGGAAAGAAACTATTGATTTGAAGGTTGTCAAGAGTGGGGCATATCCATTAAAAAACGGGTATTTCAATGCGGTTATTGTGCCGGATGAGGTCTACCAAAAAGCTTTAAAAGCAGACTCCGGACTAAAGGAAAAAGAAATCCGTTTAATCAATGTAAAGGACCAGGGGAGCAGTAAGGAACTGACGGCCGCTATTGCGAAAGCCTCGAATGAGAAAGCTACAAGTTATTATGAAGTTTATAAGAGTGGACTAGAGGCTACGGGTATGATGATCTTTATAGGCACATTTGTCGGACTCGTTTTCCTGATTGCCACCGGTTCTATTATTTATTTCAAACAGTTGTCTGAAGCCAATGCCGATAAAGGCAAATATGACATTTTACGCAAAGTAGGGGTTACTCCTAAGGAAATGAAGAAAGCCATTGGCAAACAAATTGCCTTTGTCTTTGTTGCCCCTTTGGTCGTAGGAATCCTGCACAGCATCTTTGCACTTAAAACAGCCAACCAAATATTCCAAGTTTCCGACAAGCTCCCGCTTATAATGAGCATGGTTGCTTATGTGCTTATCTATATTGGCTATTACTTCCTGACAGTCCGTTCTTACTTCAATATTGTCCGGAAAAGTTAATAGATGAAAAGGCGAAACTCCCGCTTAAAACTCAAAAAGCGGGGGTTTTTTGTATGCAAAAGATATAACCTTTCTTAAACCCTTAGTTGTACTATCCCCCTGCTTCAGAAAAACGGTAAAATTTTGGATCTGCTTATTTGAACTCCCTTATACATTTAAAGGATAGCAAGGTTTAAACAGAAGGCAAGGTTTCTGAGTGAAGGGGAGAATGGCACTAAAGATCTGTGAATAGAGTATTAGGTAAGAAAAAGGGAGAAATAACAATGGCAAAACCGATTGACATTGATAATCATTATCAATTATAGTAATCTTTGAAGTCATAAATGGTAATGATAATCATTATCATTTAATATATAGAAGGAGAGGATATTATGTCCCTTACACGTAAATTTACTCCCGCAGTCTTAGCTGCTGTTGTCTTGCTGGCCGGGTGCGGAATAGCCAAGGATGAGAGTAAAGGGCCGGCGGGTTCGGTAAAACCCAATGCTGCGGTCACGACCAACCCGTCCGCTTCCTCTAAAATAAAAGTCACTGATTTTACGGGAAGGGAAGTAATATTTGATAAAGCTCCTGTAAGTGTAGCCACACTGGCCTTGGGGGATCTGGATATTGTACATAAGCTTGGAGCGAATATAGTGGGCAGACCTGCAACAAAATCCCCGCTGCCTTCAGAGGGATTAAAAAATGCAGCAGAAATCGGAAATACGCATCAGCCGAATTTTGAGAAACTGGCTGCAGCGAAACCGGATCTACTGATTGCCGGTGCGGGCTTTAACAAACATATAGCTACCGTGGAAAAAAACGGGACAAAAGTATTGATGACCTCGGCTAATTCTGTAGCTGATATTCAAAAAAGCATTACCCTTTTTGGTGAAGTATTAGAAAAAAAGGAGGAGGCGAAAAAGCTGACCCAGGCTATTGATGATAAGCTGCATGCTATGTCTTCAGCCGGAAAAACCGGTGTCCGTGCTCTGCTGGTTTACGGTGCACCCGGAACATATATGGCGGCACTTCCGAATTCTTTATCCGGTGACGTAATGGCTAAATCCGGAGGGGAGAATGTGGCAGCTGATTATCCGCAAACGAAAGATTTCCCGCAGTATGCGGAACTTAGTTCCGAACGGATAGTTGAAAGCAACCCTGATGTTGTTTATCTAATTACTCATGGAGATCCTGGAGCTGTTAAAAAATCTTTTGAAGCTGAAATGTCCAAAAACGCGGCATGGAAAAATCTGAAAGCAGTGAAAGAAGGGAGAGTAATTATTCTGCCTCCGGATCTGTTTGGTTCCAGTCCTGGGACGAAGATTACAGATGCACTAGACTTCATGTCGGATAATCTGAAAACGGCGGCGAAGAAATGAGATTGGAAGCAGCTGTTAAAGCTGGACACCCCGCCGGAGCTTTTAGGCGTGGAGCTGAACGTCACCCCATGTCCCGCAGGAGATGGATACTGGCTATATCACTCAGTTTGCTCTTGCTGGTTTCCTGTCTGTATGGACTGGTTAAAGGGGCTGTACCGATAAGGTTAAGTGATATTTGGCAGGCCATTGCAAGCAGCGAGGATACCATGGCACGGAGGATTGTCTGGGATTTGCGCATTCCGAGAGTGATCATTGGTATTCTGGTAGGAATGTGTCTAGCTTCAGCCGGCGCTCTTCTGCAGGGCGTAATGCGCAACCCCTTGGCAGACCCGGGAATCATTGGCGTATCTTCCGGTGCGGGACTTATGGCAACCCTTATTCTGATCGTATTTCCGGCCTATACTTTATTTCTTCCCATTGCTGCTTTTCTAGGGGCCTTTGTCACGGCCATGGCTATCTATATACTTGCTTGGAATAAAGGAGCCACTCCCGGGAGAATTATTTTGGTAGGGATCTCGATTAACGCTGTTATCGGCGCCTGTATGAGCGCTTTAATGCTGCTTTACAGTGATCGTGTTCAGGCCGTTCTCCCATGGATGAGTGGCGGGATTTCAGGGGTAAGCTGGGATCATGTAAATATGGTCGCTTATTATGCTGTTGTTGCTCTTGTTCTTTCTCTTTTCGGTATTAAACATGTTCGGATACTTATGCTCGGAGATGAAATGGCCAAACTGCTGGGTCACCGGGTGGAGAGAAGCCGGCTGGTTTTAATTGTGCTAAGTACTCTTTTGTCCGGTATTGCTGTTAGTGTATCGGGGCTGATCGGATTTGTGGGCCTGGTAGTTCCGCATATGATTCGGCTTCTGATCGGGAACGATTACCGGTATTTACTGCCCATTTCCGCTATCGGAGGGGGAGCACTGGTTGTGTTGGCGGATACTATTGCAAGAAGCTGGTTTGATCCTATTGAGCTTCCTGTAGGGATTCTGCTTTCTTTCTTGGGAGGACCTTTTTTCTTATTGATCATTCATAAAGGAGGGAAAGAACGTGAGAAGCGTGCTGCTTACGAATGACCTTTCGTTTCGTCATTCCGGACAATTTGCCCTGCAGGACTTGAGCCTTTCGGTGCAAAAAGGAGAGATCATCAGCCTTCTCGGGCCGAATGGTTCAGGAAAGTCGACGCTGCTTAAGCTCATGGCAAGGCTGCTTGAGCCTCATCAGGGAAGTGTAATTCTGGACGGGAAAGAACTGGCTTCTATGAAAACGGTGGACGTTGCCCGCAAACTGTCGATGCTTCCCCAAATGAATGACCACCAGCTTGATCTTACAGTCAGAGAACTGGTTGAATTCGGACGTCATCCGCATAAACCGTGGTTCCAAAGACTGGATCATGAAGACCATCTTATTGTGGATTGGTCACTTGAATTAACGGGACTTGGGACTTATGAACACCGTTTCCTTAAATCATTGTCCGGCGGGGAACGCCAGCGTGCCTGGATTGCCATGGCGCTGGCCCAAAAACCGCAGGTACTTCTGCTGGATGAACCTACGACCTATTTGGATATAGCACATCAGCTCGAAGTAATGGAATTAATCCGGCAGCTTAACCAGGAATATGGAATGACTGTCATCATGGTGCTGCATGATATTAATCAGGCTTCCCAATATAGTGATCGTCTTGTGGTAATGAAGAAGGGGAATATTGAGTATGACGGCCCTCCGGAATGTGTGCTTTGTAAAGCTATGTTTCAGCATATTTTTGAGATTGAAGTTGAAATCTACGAAGATGGGGAGAGGCCCTTTTTTACACCAAAACGGTGCTGTAATCGTGCATCTCAAACCATATAGGAGGACATCATGAAAGTAAAGGGAGAACAGTACAGCCTGAAGCGGGTAAAGCGCTTGGCCCCCACGGGATTCCTCTCATCCGTCATGCTATAATGGGAGGGGAAGAAGCTGAGCAAGTAGTCCAATTTTTAAAAAACATGTAGCTGTAAATGAAAAAAATCATGGAAGGGAGACGATAACGATGATTCTGTTCATGAATACAATTCGCGTGAAGAACGGAACCGGAGATGTACTGGCTAAACGTTTTCAAAATCCAAAAGGAGTTCAGAGCTTTCCCGGTTTTGTCCGTATGGAGGTCTTGAAAACAGAAGGAACCGAAGATTACGAGGAATTTAAAGTATGCACCACCTGGGAAAGCAAGGGGGATTTTGATAAGTGGGTCCATAGTGACGCTTTCAAACAATCCCATGCTAAAAACAGGGAGCTGAATTCCGATATTTTGGGTAATCAATTAACCATGCATGAAATCGTGGTCTCCCGTGATCCCGATCCTAATGTCAGAAAGCATGTAGAGCAACCCCTTTAAATCCATAATCCTCTGGAATTTTAACCTCCGTCTGTCAAAGACGGAGGTTTTTTATTTGGAACATCTTCTTAGATTCAAAGCAGGGAGGAAAGGGTATATGACATGGATATGGCATATAAAGTCAGGACTCATATACTCCACTTTCTACGAATAGTATTCACGAATTTGCCAATATTTCGTGGAAGTATTAACCATAACACTAAAAAAAATGAACAAGAAGGAAAGGAGGGATATCGTTTTTTGGAACCGGTTTATTCTATTTGCTTTTACTGGGTTTGATTACATATCCTTATAGTTGCGTGAATCATTCGTTTCTGATATTTATTAGGAGGAAAGCAGGGATGTTTCAGCTATTTTAAGAGAAAGAGGTGAGCCATTTTGTATGTTATTCGTAAAGCAAGACTATCCGATATGAAAGATATACAAAAGATTGCCCGGAAAGCTTGGGTTCATACATATAGAGAAATTTATCCTATTGATTTTATATATACCTTTGTAGAATATGCATATTCCGATAAGCATTTGCTCAAATTAATCAGATCTGTTTTAGAGGCCAGCCCGGATTTATTTCTGGTTGCGGAAGAGGAGGGAACCGGCCAACTGCTTGGCTTTATTCGCATGGCAGAACGCTGTATGGGTAATTATGAACTTACTCATTTCTATGTACAACCGGACTGGATCGGCAGAGGGGTAGGAAGCTCCCTGCTCGGATCTATCATTGAACTCAACCCCCAAGCTGAGATGCTGACTGCATGGGTAGAGAAAGAAAATATGGACACAGCATTCTTTTTTGAAAAGAAAGGATTTCGTGAGGTTACCCAAAGTACGGAAATCATTCTGGGGTTTCCTTTATCCCATGTATGCTACGAATGGCACCGCCATATACGGAGAACTCATTAAGCGGCCTCATGTACCACTCGCGGATGATCCCCAACTTGTTTTTATAACTTTGAACGAATTATTTCACGTCTTGGTATTTCTTAAACTAATCCCCTTAACTTGCTTAAACTCATCACTCGTTTTTCACGATTTAAATAGTGATAACTGATATCCCCGGCATCCTTGTGGGACACGCCCAGAATGAAGAGGCTCTCACAGGATGTACCGCTATTTTGTTTGAAGGAGGAGACGTATGCAGTGTTGACGTGAGAGATCTTCACCGGGAACCCGGGAAACGTCCCGATCGGGAGATGGGGTATGGGGCCAATTCAGCAGCATCCGGCGGACCTTTCGCGGAAGGTAATGCAGGAGCGGGCTGTAGAGATTTTGTCGGAAAATTGGCCGGCTTCCAACGGGCCATGAAAAGCGGACTTGGCACTGCTTCGCTGCACTTGCCAAACGGCCTGATCATAGGAGCGATGATGGCTGTTAACGCTGTTGGAGAGATCCGCAACCCAGAAAATGGAGAACGTGTAGCGGGTATTCTAGGGGGTTTTATGATATTCCGCCAGGTACGAACACCACTATCGCGGTAGTAGCCAGCAACGCTAATTTGACCAAAACGCAGCTAAAAAAAGTGGCCGGAATGTCCCACGATGGTCTGGCACGTTCCATTTATCCGGTACATACTATGCATGACGGGGATACCGTCTTTGCCGCCTCAACCGATGGAGTGGACATGCCGACAGATATCGTGGGCGCACTCTCCGCCGAAGTGCTGGCCAAAGCCGTTCTCAGTGCTGTCCGTCAGGCGCAAAGCGCAGGCGGGCTCAAGGCCAGCAGGATGTATATGTCTAATTATACGGGTATGGCCTACTTGGAGTTGGAAACAGGAACTACCCCAAAATATTCCTCCATTGTAAGACCCTTCTTAGCTATATTCTGGGCATCTTCAATTCCCAAATAGCGAATGTGCCATGGCTCGTATTGATAGCCGGTAATGGCTTCCTTTCCTTTAGGATAGCGGATGATAAAACCGTATTCAGGAGCGTGCTTTTCGAGCCAATTGGCTTCCGGGGTGCTTGCAAAGCAATCGTTTGCCGCACATTTGCCTGTACTGCCCGAAACATCAATGGCAAGCCCGGTTTCATGTTCACTATGTCCGGGAACGGCACTATACTTCTTTGCTGCTTCCTCGCCATCCTTCTTTACATAGTTGTTAAATACAGTGGTTTGTGTTTGATAGGAGCGGTATGCCGATACACCTGCCAGGTTGATACCGTCCTTTTTGGCGCCTTCAAACATTTTTTCCAAAGCTTCAGCGGCCTCTTTGCGCATCATGCGTTTTTCAATCTTTTCTTTGAAAGTGAAGGGAACATTAGGATATACAAGATCGCTTGGTGTATAACCATCTGGCAGTTTATATTGTTTGTTCACCATAACGGAGATGCTTGTTGGCTCTGTTATCACTTGCTTAACGGCATTTCCGGCTTCCTGTGTTGATTTTCCTTCATTGGATGCAGGCGTGCTGCTTACTGCGGGCGATGGGGAATTTGCGGCTTCCGGCTCTTTTTTGTCCTTACTGCAGCCTGCGAATACCGCAACAGCAAGTACAAGCAGAAGGGCTGTAGTGAATAAAGTGCGTTTGGTCATAAATAAAATCCTCCCTGTACTCAAGTAAATCTAATTGAATTCTCTGCTCCATTTTACTAGAATATCATACTTTTTCGCTTAAATATAAAAAACCTGCAGCGCAGGTTTTGAGCTTATAGAGAAACCCCTGAACGCCGGGAGAAGCTTCTGTTATTGCTTTAGCAAAAATTGGTTTCCATCTACATCTTTGAAAGTGGTAAAAATACCCCAGGCCATTTCCTTAGGTTCGTCCAGAAATTCAACACCTTTTTCCCTAAGCTGATTGTAAGTTTCCTGA
This Paenibacillus larvae subsp. larvae DNA region includes the following protein-coding sequences:
- a CDS encoding ABC transporter permease codes for the protein MTLFNLALRNIRKNFKNYFIYFVSMIFSIVIYYVFAAIKYNSQIQQAADASKKISGAFTFSGVLLILFSALFIIYSNGFFTRKRKKEVGLYSLLGVRKRQIAKMLAYENLFMGLIALIVGIGIGALLSSGFTKLLLMLMGVDIGVNFEIPAAAVLNTAVVFFVIILYTSFQGYRLIYRFKLIDLFKAESRGEKVPKGSFVIALLAVAMISSGYYLAYNFLKMLTKFGNPMLLPLAILFLTVAGTYLLFHFFTVILIRVRRRNKKSFYSGMNLVSTSQLLYRIKGNATTLATIATLSAVTLVAIGASVSLYFNVSNQAAEASPYSYSYEVTSPELNRKVDQALNEFKGDHPVEKDMTIKTFQVKGQVHDAGKKLDASKLGDKDNSTIVAFSEFKKWAQTFGRDVEQKLGTGEAIQHRDEQISSVMEKMGLNVPETFSLVAGKETIDLKVVKSGAYPLKNGYFNAVIVPDEVYQKALKADSGLKEKEIRLINVKDQGSSKELTAAIAKASNEKATSYYEVYKSGLEATGMMIFIGTFVGLVFLIATGSIIYFKQLSEANADKGKYDILRKVGVTPKEMKKAIGKQIAFVFVAPLVVGILHSIFALKTANQIFQVSDKLPLIMSMVAYVLIYIGYYFLTVRSYFNIVRKS
- a CDS encoding ABC transporter substrate-binding protein; this translates as MSLTRKFTPAVLAAVVLLAGCGIAKDESKGPAGSVKPNAAVTTNPSASSKIKVTDFTGREVIFDKAPVSVATLALGDLDIVHKLGANIVGRPATKSPLPSEGLKNAAEIGNTHQPNFEKLAAAKPDLLIAGAGFNKHIATVEKNGTKVLMTSANSVADIQKSITLFGEVLEKKEEAKKLTQAIDDKLHAMSSAGKTGVRALLVYGAPGTYMAALPNSLSGDVMAKSGGENVAADYPQTKDFPQYAELSSERIVESNPDVVYLITHGDPGAVKKSFEAEMSKNAAWKNLKAVKEGRVIILPPDLFGSSPGTKITDALDFMSDNLKTAAKK
- a CDS encoding FecCD family ABC transporter permease; its protein translation is MRLEAAVKAGHPAGAFRRGAERHPMSRRRWILAISLSLLLLVSCLYGLVKGAVPIRLSDIWQAIASSEDTMARRIVWDLRIPRVIIGILVGMCLASAGALLQGVMRNPLADPGIIGVSSGAGLMATLILIVFPAYTLFLPIAAFLGAFVTAMAIYILAWNKGATPGRIILVGISINAVIGACMSALMLLYSDRVQAVLPWMSGGISGVSWDHVNMVAYYAVVALVLSLFGIKHVRILMLGDEMAKLLGHRVERSRLVLIVLSTLLSGIAVSVSGLIGFVGLVVPHMIRLLIGNDYRYLLPISAIGGGALVVLADTIARSWFDPIELPVGILLSFLGGPFFLLIIHKGGKEREKRAAYE
- a CDS encoding ABC transporter ATP-binding protein, which codes for MLLTNDLSFRHSGQFALQDLSLSVQKGEIISLLGPNGSGKSTLLKLMARLLEPHQGSVILDGKELASMKTVDVARKLSMLPQMNDHQLDLTVRELVEFGRHPHKPWFQRLDHEDHLIVDWSLELTGLGTYEHRFLKSLSGGERQRAWIAMALAQKPQVLLLDEPTTYLDIAHQLEVMELIRQLNQEYGMTVIMVLHDINQASQYSDRLVVMKKGNIEYDGPPECVLCKAMFQHIFEIEVEIYEDGERPFFTPKRCCNRASQTI
- a CDS encoding antibiotic biosynthesis monooxygenase; translated protein: MILFMNTIRVKNGTGDVLAKRFQNPKGVQSFPGFVRMEVLKTEGTEDYEEFKVCTTWESKGDFDKWVHSDAFKQSHAKNRELNSDILGNQLTMHEIVVSRDPDPNVRKHVEQPL
- a CDS encoding GNAT family N-acetyltransferase, whose amino-acid sequence is MYVIRKARLSDMKDIQKIARKAWVHTYREIYPIDFIYTFVEYAYSDKHLLKLIRSVLEASPDLFLVAEEEGTGQLLGFIRMAERCMGNYELTHFYVQPDWIGRGVGSSLLGSIIELNPQAEMLTAWVEKENMDTAFFFEKKGFREVTQSTEIILGFPLSHVCYEWHRHIRRTH
- a CDS encoding P1 family peptidase, translating into MITDIPGILVGHAQNEEALTGCTAILFEGGDVCSVDVRDLHREPGKRPDREMGYGANSAASGGPFAEGNAGAGCRDFVGKLAGFQRAMKSGLGTASLHLPNGLIIGAMMAVNAVGEIRNPENGERVAGILGGFMIFRQVRTPLSR
- a CDS encoding P1 family peptidase gives rise to the protein MTKTQLKKVAGMSHDGLARSIYPVHTMHDGDTVFAASTDGVDMPTDIVGALSAEVLAKAVLSAVRQAQSAGGLKASRMYMSNYTGMAYLELETGTTPKYSSIVRPFLAIFWASSIPK
- a CDS encoding M15 family metallopeptidase, translating into MTKRTLFTTALLLVLAVAVFAGCSKDKKEPEAANSPSPAVSSTPASNEGKSTQEAGNAVKQVITEPTSISVMVNKQYKLPDGYTPSDLVYPNVPFTFKEKIEKRMMRKEAAEALEKMFEGAKKDGINLAGVSAYRSYQTQTTVFNNYVKKDGEEAAKKYSAVPGHSEHETGLAIDVSGSTGKCAANDCFASTPEANWLEKHAPEYGFIIRYPKGKEAITGYQYEPWHIRYLGIEDAQNIAKKGLTMEEYFGVVPVSNSK